A window from Macaca thibetana thibetana isolate TM-01 chromosome 7, ASM2454274v1, whole genome shotgun sequence encodes these proteins:
- the SERPINA5 gene encoding plasma serine protease inhibitor: protein MQLFLLLCLVLLSPQEASLHRHHPRETKKRVKDLHVGATVAPSSRRDFTFDLYRALASAAPSQNVFFSPVSISVSLAMLSLGAGSSTKRQILEGLGLDLQKSSEEQLHRGFQQLLQELNQPRDGFQLSLGNALFTDLVVDVQDTFMSAMKTLYLADSFPTNFGDSAGALKQINDYVAKQTKGKIVDLLKNLDSNAVMVMVNYIFFKAKWETSFNHKGTQEQDFYVTPETVVRVPMMSREDQYHYLLDRNLSCRVVGVPYQGNATALFILPSEGKMQQVENGLSEKTLRKWLKMFKKRQLELYLPKFSIEGSYQLDKVLPKLGISNVFTSHADLSGISNHTNIQVSEMVHKAVVEVDESGTRAAAATGTIFMFRSARLSSQKIVFNRPFLMFIVDNDILFLGKVNRP, encoded by the exons ATGCAGCTCTTCCTCCTCTTGTGCCTGGTGCTTCTCAGCCCTCAGGAGGCCTCCCTTCACCGCCACCACCCCCGGGAGACGAAGAAGAGAGTCAAGGACCTCCATGTAGGTGCCACGGTGGCCCCCAGCAGCAGAAGGGACTTTACATTCGACCTCTACAGGGCCTTGGCTTCTGCTGCCCCCAGCCAGAACGTCTTTTTCTCCCCTGTGAGCATCTCCGTGAGCCTGGCCATGCTCTCCCTGGGGGCTGGGTCCAGCACAAAGAGGCAGATCCTGGAGGGCCTGGGCCTCGACCTCCAGAAAAGCTCAGAGGAGCAGCTGCACCGAGGCTTTCAGCAGCTCCTGCAGGAGCTCAACCAGCCCCGAGATGGCTTCCAGCTGAGCCTCGGCAATGCCCTTTTCACCGACCTGGTGGTGGACGTGCAGGACACCTTCATGAGTGCCATGAAGACGCTGTACCTGGCAGACTCTTTCCCCACCAACTTTGGGGACTCTGCGGGAGCCCTGAAGCAGATCAATGATTATGTGGCAAAGCAAACGAAGGGCAAGATTGTGGACTTGCTTAAGAACCTCGACAGCAACGCGGTCATGGTCATGGTGAATTACATCTTCTTTAAAG cTAAGTGGGAGACAAGCTTCAACCACAAAGGCACCCAAGAGCAAGACTTCTACGTGACCCCGGAGACTGTGGTGCGGGTACCCATGATGAGCCGCGAGGACCAGTATCACTACCTCCTGGACCGGAACCTCTCCTGCAGGGTGGTGGGGGTCCCCTACCAAGGCAATGCCACGGCTTTGTTCATTCTCCCCAGTGAGGGAAAGATGCAGCAGGTGGAGAATGGACTGAGCGAGAAAACACTGAGGAAGTGGCTTAAGATGTTCAAAAAGAG gCAGCTCGAGCTTTACCTTCCCAAATTCTCCATTGAGGGCTCCTATCAGCTGGATAAAGTCCTTCCCAAGCTGGGGATCAGTAACGTCTTCACCTCCCACGCTGACCTGTCCGGCATCAGTAACCACACAAATATCCAGGTGTCTGAG ATGGTGCACAAAGCTGTGGTGGAGGTGGATGAGTCGGGAACCAGAGCAGCGGCAGCCACGGGGACAATCTTCATGTTCAGGTCGGCCCGCCTGAGCTCTCAGAAGATAGTGTTCAACAGGCCTTTTCTGATGTTCATTGTGGATAATGACATCCTCTTCCTTGGCAAAGTGAACCGCCCCTGA